A genomic region of Trichothermofontia sichuanensis B231 contains the following coding sequences:
- the petM gene encoding cytochrome b6-f complex subunit PetM: MGGEILNTAIVSATIVMIGLGLGFLLLKIQGGEG; this comes from the coding sequence ATGGGTGGCGAAATTTTGAATACGGCGATTGTATCAGCCACGATCGTCATGATCGGGTTAGGGTTAGGCTTTCTGCTGCTAAAAATTCAAGGCGGCGAAGGCTGA
- a CDS encoding sensor histidine kinase has translation MAIQPAPNPVTPNSVTADALTPTPVPPNKGHRGLGLQATLVSAILIAVSATAGIVHVSWLMVSRRNLESIVTQVHGATTRSTLQAVADIFARVESAGKLVRLELTEELINSDNPQALAQFYLRMSQAYPNFAWLELGRQNGDYLGVQRESDTRINLIQRDWNPETQKAQKIIDRYVIEGNTLRWLGREIQTETYYAPQRPWYQVALAEPGKLAWTDAYVFRTSRTAGINASLALMQQDQVIGVVSIAFELKQIGRYLQELAAQNKLTVVLINSKGELIATSIVKEEPYTINGSDTLKLKRLQEATEPALQLINQILTNQNLTIAQVDRSQQVSDRDPTTGERYYLAIAPLGLLDWRVVTLIPESNYLGEVNAAITNATLQLSVVTFLLAVVMSLLTSHWISKPILRLSAASEAIAAGDLDQTVALPKIKELKTLANSFNRMAQQLKDSFVQLEKANTELEDRVAARTAELSDALIELQKMQAQLIQNEKMSSLGQLVAGVAHEINNPVNFIHGNLLHAQEYAEDLLRTIDLYQTANPNLDGQTQTELDAIDLDFIKGDFPKLLSSMNVGTERIHNIVKSLRHFSRVDEAEFKEADIHEGLDSTLMILHNRLKARPEHPGINVIKDYADLPKIECYAGQLNQVFMNILTNAIDALEAYARTSTEEQQQTDPPTIWIKTQQLNADWVSIHIINNGPPIPAEIQSRLFDPFFTTKPIGQGTGLGLSISYQIIVDKHKGRLKCESQPGRDTAFIIEIPTRQGNPPATSASLSS, from the coding sequence ATGGCAATCCAACCTGCTCCCAATCCAGTAACCCCAAACTCAGTCACTGCCGACGCACTAACCCCGACTCCAGTCCCCCCGAATAAAGGGCATCGTGGTCTGGGGCTTCAGGCGACGTTAGTGAGCGCCATTTTAATAGCGGTCAGTGCCACTGCCGGGATCGTCCATGTGTCTTGGTTGATGGTGTCGCGCCGCAATCTCGAAAGCATCGTGACCCAGGTGCATGGGGCTACCACCCGTAGTACCTTGCAGGCCGTCGCTGATATTTTCGCACGGGTGGAGTCGGCAGGGAAGTTGGTGCGACTTGAACTGACGGAGGAACTAATCAATTCAGATAATCCCCAAGCCTTAGCCCAGTTCTACCTTCGCATGAGCCAAGCCTATCCCAATTTTGCCTGGTTGGAGTTGGGGCGTCAGAATGGGGACTACCTGGGGGTGCAACGCGAGTCTGATACCCGTATCAATCTGATTCAGCGGGATTGGAATCCCGAAACTCAAAAAGCTCAGAAGATAATCGATCGCTACGTGATTGAGGGCAATACCCTCCGCTGGTTGGGGCGAGAGATACAAACAGAAACCTACTATGCCCCCCAACGTCCCTGGTACCAGGTAGCCCTTGCCGAACCGGGCAAATTAGCATGGACAGATGCCTATGTCTTTCGGACCAGTCGCACGGCAGGGATTAATGCGTCCTTAGCTTTGATGCAGCAAGATCAGGTGATCGGTGTTGTCAGTATTGCCTTCGAGTTAAAACAGATTGGCCGTTATCTTCAGGAACTCGCTGCCCAGAATAAATTGACCGTTGTTCTGATCAATTCCAAAGGTGAATTGATCGCCACATCCATCGTTAAGGAGGAACCCTATACCATTAATGGTTCAGATACATTGAAATTAAAGCGTCTTCAGGAGGCTACCGAGCCAGCCCTTCAGCTCATCAATCAGATACTGACCAACCAAAACCTTACGATCGCTCAGGTCGATCGCTCCCAACAGGTAAGCGATCGCGATCCCACCACAGGAGAACGTTACTATCTGGCCATTGCTCCTCTGGGACTACTGGACTGGCGAGTCGTCACCCTCATTCCAGAATCAAATTATCTGGGTGAGGTGAATGCTGCGATCACCAACGCCACCCTCCAGCTATCGGTGGTAACCTTCTTGTTAGCGGTGGTGATGAGCCTGCTCACTTCCCACTGGATCTCTAAACCGATCTTGCGCCTGAGTGCCGCCAGTGAAGCGATCGCAGCCGGTGATTTAGATCAAACGGTTGCTCTCCCCAAAATCAAGGAATTAAAAACGCTGGCTAATTCTTTTAACCGCATGGCCCAACAGTTGAAAGATTCCTTTGTACAGTTAGAAAAGGCCAATACTGAGCTAGAAGATCGCGTTGCAGCCAGAACCGCCGAACTCTCAGACGCCTTGATCGAACTCCAAAAAATGCAGGCCCAATTGATCCAAAATGAAAAAATGTCGAGTTTGGGACAATTGGTGGCTGGGGTTGCTCATGAAATCAATAACCCTGTTAATTTTATCCACGGTAATCTTCTCCACGCTCAGGAGTATGCAGAAGATTTATTAAGAACGATCGATCTCTATCAAACCGCTAATCCTAATCTGGATGGACAAACACAGACAGAACTAGATGCTATTGATCTTGACTTCATCAAGGGTGATTTTCCAAAACTATTAAGTTCAATGAATGTCGGTACTGAACGCATTCATAACATCGTTAAATCGTTACGTCACTTCTCCCGCGTGGATGAAGCCGAATTTAAGGAAGCAGATATTCACGAGGGACTCGATAGTACCCTGATGATTTTACACAATCGTCTCAAAGCACGCCCCGAGCATCCAGGGATTAATGTCATTAAAGACTATGCAGATCTACCTAAAATTGAGTGCTATGCCGGGCAACTCAATCAGGTTTTTATGAATATTTTGACTAATGCGATCGATGCATTGGAAGCTTATGCTCGTACCAGTACCGAGGAACAGCAGCAAACAGACCCACCCACAATCTGGATCAAAACCCAACAGCTTAATGCCGACTGGGTCAGCATTCATATCATTAATAACGGTCCCCCGATTCCTGCCGAGATTCAGTCAAGACTGTTTGATCCATTCTTTACTACTAAGCCGATCGGTCAAGGAACAGGATTAGGACTGTCGATCAGTTATCAGATCATTGTGGATAAGCATAAGGGCAGGCTCAAGTGCGAGTCGCAGCCAGGCAGGGACACTGCATTTATCATTGAAATCCCAACCCGTCAGGGTAATCCACCCGCAACATCTGCATCCCTATCTAGTTGA
- a CDS encoding midas domain-containing protein, with product MPFADLWPLAQQGNPQALEAVFKMQNPEPSWVIKVRIHDNCLQILLEAESTPDQRRAVALIRSFLAQLQPLTIAAAHTVRIWGRRRGQRFADWVENLALAPYLQPPAAPEPPLQAEPVTTDLAKPQAQACPAAELDAIAKDVDVTHELENQGPDSAVPTSDRDPELEVAITAGVTAGVEAVAGGTTADVSEMPDRDSQEPESVAITSEFTKGQTLPDEEVSEEGQTFAGEVAHSLVNKFTDVREQEGLELERGGNSETLLGTFSHEAQESEATEPGSSIEQSDVEDLGAQDLGPEVYTEASDLEDLGIEDLGTEGSDIEDLGIEDLGPEAYAEEPNIEDLDTEGSDVESSDTEDSDIDAYAEASDIQDLGVEDLDTEGSDIEDLGIEDLGPEAYAEEPNIEDLDTEGSDVESSDTEDSDIDAYAEASDIQDLGVEDLDTEGSDIEDLGIESDIEDLGIEDLEPEAYAEEPNIEDLDTEGSDVESSDIDVYAEASDIEDLGVEDLDTEDSDVEDLDTDACTETSDIEDLEVEDLDTEDLDIEDSDVEDLDTDTCTETSDIEDLDVEDLDTEDSDIEASATDAYAEDSDIEGLDTEDLDTEDSDVEASATDAYAEDSDIEDLDTEGLDTQAYAEVSDIKDLGAQDYAEALGVEDLGTGDLGSEDLEDTPELESSPLQLTSLTAEELTDANLTDEDLTGEIGGDQAPDDLATVLLATEVEADQEEDLATTEPAIEDQLTDPEVAAPQGVTSLSGAAPLLTGLMATSAVDARQTTECSSPAADRGEAMELEGQALELHSALNTPPEAWQAEREDVTPTASPEATFGPPLAIAQPPVQPTAESEAEATEEKSEWILRPEIVIVFLLALFIIIWQTYEAILEEVGDSDLSLSSSGLARRLNTTRRTINRIKKQPNFSQWTQSRDPDAIAWVYGENGRFTPVLTLTVSPTDAPT from the coding sequence ATGCCATTCGCAGACCTCTGGCCACTGGCACAACAGGGTAATCCACAGGCACTCGAAGCCGTCTTTAAGATGCAAAATCCGGAACCAAGCTGGGTAATCAAGGTACGGATACATGACAATTGCCTCCAGATCCTCTTGGAAGCAGAGTCGACCCCTGACCAACGGCGAGCAGTGGCGCTGATTCGGAGTTTTCTGGCACAACTTCAGCCGTTAACGATCGCTGCTGCGCACACTGTCCGCATTTGGGGTCGCCGCCGGGGACAACGCTTTGCCGATTGGGTTGAGAATCTGGCGTTGGCTCCCTATTTGCAGCCACCCGCAGCTCCAGAACCGCCCCTCCAGGCGGAACCCGTTACGACCGATCTTGCCAAGCCGCAGGCGCAAGCGTGCCCAGCCGCCGAGCTAGACGCGATCGCCAAAGATGTTGACGTTACCCATGAGCTGGAAAATCAGGGACCAGACTCAGCCGTACCGACTTCGGACCGTGATCCAGAACTTGAAGTAGCCATCACGGCAGGGGTTACAGCCGGTGTAGAAGCAGTTGCAGGAGGGACTACGGCAGACGTTAGCGAGATGCCCGATCGCGACAGTCAGGAACCAGAATCAGTTGCGATCACCTCAGAGTTTACCAAGGGACAGACCTTGCCAGATGAGGAGGTATCGGAAGAGGGACAAACCTTTGCCGGCGAGGTAGCCCATTCGTTGGTCAATAAATTTACTGACGTTCGCGAACAGGAGGGTTTAGAGCTAGAGCGGGGGGGGAACAGTGAGACACTACTTGGGACGTTCTCCCACGAAGCTCAGGAATCAGAAGCAACAGAACCAGGCAGCAGCATTGAACAATCCGATGTTGAAGACTTAGGCGCTCAAGATTTAGGGCCTGAAGTATACACTGAAGCGTCAGACCTTGAAGACCTAGGCATTGAAGATTTAGGCACAGAAGGTTCAGACATTGAAGACTTAGGCATTGAAGATTTAGGGCCTGAAGCATACGCTGAAGAGCCAAACATTGAAGACCTAGACACTGAAGGTTCAGACGTTGAAAGTTCAGATACTGAAGATTCAGATATTGATGCATACGCTGAAGCATCAGACATTCAAGACTTAGGTGTTGAAGATTTAGACACAGAAGGTTCAGACATTGAAGACTTAGGCATTGAAGATTTAGGGCCTGAAGCATACGCTGAAGAGCCAAACATTGAAGACCTAGACACTGAAGGTTCAGACGTTGAAAGTTCAGATACTGAAGATTCAGATATTGATGCATACGCTGAAGCATCAGACATTCAAGACTTAGGTGTTGAAGATTTAGACACAGAAGGTTCAGACATTGAAGACTTAGGCATTGAATCAGACATTGAAGACTTAGGCATTGAAGATTTAGAGCCTGAAGCATACGCTGAAGAGCCAAACATTGAAGACCTAGACACTGAAGGTTCAGACGTTGAAAGTTCAGATATTGATGTATACGCTGAAGCATCAGATATTGAAGACTTAGGTGTTGAAGATTTAGACACTGAAGATTCAGACGTTGAAGATTTAGATACTGATGCATGCACTGAAACGTCAGACATTGAAGACCTAGAGGTTGAAGATCTAGATACTGAAGATTTAGATATTGAAGATTCAGACGTTGAAGATTTAGATACTGATACATGCACTGAAACGTCAGACATTGAAGACCTAGACGTCGAAGACCTAGACACTGAAGATTCAGACATTGAAGCTTCAGCCACTGATGCATACGCTGAAGATTCAGACATTGAAGGCCTAGATACTGAAGACTTAGATACTGAAGATTCAGACGTTGAAGCTTCAGCCACTGATGCATACGCTGAAGATTCAGACATTGAAGACCTAGATACTGAAGGCTTAGATACCCAAGCATACGCTGAAGTGTCAGACATTAAAGATTTAGGTGCTCAAGACTATGCTGAAGCACTAGGTGTTGAAGACTTAGGTACTGGAGACTTAGGTAGCGAAGATTTGGAGGACACTCCAGAACTAGAAAGCTCACCGCTGCAACTCACCAGCCTGACTGCTGAGGAGCTAACTGATGCAAATCTGACCGATGAGGATTTGACTGGGGAGATTGGGGGCGATCAAGCACCAGATGACTTAGCAACGGTCTTACTGGCTACTGAGGTGGAGGCTGACCAAGAAGAAGATTTGGCCACTACAGAACCAGCCATTGAGGACCAATTGACCGATCCAGAGGTTGCAGCGCCCCAGGGAGTAACCAGCCTATCAGGAGCCGCCCCCTTGCTGACCGGTCTGATGGCCACATCAGCAGTGGATGCTCGTCAAACCACAGAGTGCTCATCACCGGCTGCCGATCGCGGCGAAGCGATGGAACTGGAAGGACAGGCGCTCGAACTACACAGTGCCCTCAATACCCCCCCCGAGGCTTGGCAAGCAGAACGCGAGGATGTTACACCCACAGCCAGTCCAGAGGCAACCTTCGGTCCACCGTTGGCGATCGCCCAGCCGCCAGTTCAACCAACGGCTGAGAGCGAGGCGGAAGCAACAGAGGAAAAAAGCGAGTGGATCCTACGGCCTGAAATCGTCATCGTGTTTCTGTTGGCCCTGTTTATCATCATTTGGCAGACCTACGAGGCTATCCTGGAGGAAGTCGGCGATAGTGATCTGTCCCTCTCCAGTAGTGGTCTTGCTCGCCGCCTAAATACCACCCGCCGCACGATCAATCGCATAAAAAAGCAGCCCAACTTCTCGCAATGGACCCAAAGCCGAGACCCTGACGCGATCGCCTGGGTGTATGGCGAGAACGGACGTTTCACCCCCGTGCTGACCTTGACAGTCTCCCCCACAGACGCTCCGACCTAG
- the psb29 gene encoding photosystem II biogenesis protein Psp29, with protein sequence MNNVRTVSDTKRSFYSLHTRPIHTIYRRVVEELIVEMHLLSVNLDFRYDPVYAVGVVTSFERFMQGYQPAKDQESIFQALCRSVEADPERFRQDAERLRNLAKHLSADELLDWLCLQSHRDEVADLQQFLRAIAENPRFKYSRLFAIGIFSLLEWADPELTKDETRLAQALEKVGTTLGIPVDKFQRDLELYRSNLEKMLQAQAVMQDAIAAERKRREQREQASANALTTPADNTPESA encoded by the coding sequence GTGAACAACGTCCGCACCGTTTCCGATACCAAACGTAGCTTCTATAGCCTACACACTCGGCCAATTCACACGATCTACCGGCGGGTCGTTGAGGAACTGATTGTGGAGATGCATCTTCTGTCAGTCAACCTTGACTTCCGGTACGATCCCGTCTATGCGGTGGGGGTAGTCACGTCCTTTGAGCGGTTTATGCAGGGATATCAGCCCGCCAAAGATCAGGAATCGATTTTCCAAGCCTTGTGTCGATCGGTGGAAGCGGATCCCGAACGCTTCCGTCAGGATGCCGAGCGTTTGCGCAATTTAGCGAAGCACCTGTCAGCCGATGAACTCCTCGACTGGTTGTGTCTCCAATCCCATCGGGACGAGGTCGCGGACCTGCAACAATTCCTGCGGGCGATTGCCGAAAATCCGCGTTTTAAGTACAGCCGGTTGTTTGCGATCGGCATTTTTTCGCTCCTAGAGTGGGCGGACCCGGAACTCACTAAGGACGAGACCCGCCTCGCCCAAGCCCTAGAGAAGGTTGGGACTACTTTAGGTATCCCAGTAGACAAATTCCAACGCGACCTAGAGCTATATCGGAGTAATCTGGAAAAAATGCTTCAGGCCCAAGCCGTGATGCAGGATGCGATCGCTGCTGAACGAAAACGACGGGAACAGCGGGAGCAGGCTAGTGCCAATGCGCTCACGACCCCTGCTGACAATACCCCGGAGTCGGCCTAG
- a CDS encoding SH3 domain-containing protein has product MRRQSFVWIGMGLAGIVLTIALLYGLVSTTRRLVQGEVAISPQTAFATTACVTIVADPNPPLNVRSSLGTSSQDNVVGTLANGTILTVEAEAEGWLHLKAPIAGWVYQELTAVVCRTPIMPAQPNLPPTPDLGTLIWAGAREQYQAGRLEDAIAILKSIPPDSPAYGRIEDTVTQWRREWRQAETQFSQIQQAFEQGQWSTVLTAVPQMPAIRFWRSKVTPIVLTAIAQQQQPSTPSALSQPLVFSEPQRSVSISGFFTGTELQSYTFQATQGQQLRIETTGQTPLPRLFAPDGTLLTPPLEPPPASWTVRLPQSGTYRLELSRDRLPYAYAFVISLEPGV; this is encoded by the coding sequence ATGCGACGTCAATCGTTTGTCTGGATAGGAATGGGCTTGGCTGGTATCGTCTTGACGATCGCCCTACTGTATGGATTAGTCAGCACAACCCGGCGTTTGGTACAGGGGGAGGTAGCCATCTCTCCCCAAACCGCCTTCGCAACCACGGCCTGCGTAACGATCGTGGCTGACCCCAACCCCCCGCTGAATGTCCGGTCTAGCCTGGGCACGAGCAGCCAAGATAACGTGGTAGGAACGCTGGCGAATGGCACGATCTTAACAGTAGAAGCGGAAGCCGAGGGCTGGCTCCACCTGAAGGCCCCTATTGCCGGTTGGGTGTACCAGGAGTTAACCGCCGTCGTTTGCCGAACCCCGATCATGCCAGCCCAACCCAACCTGCCACCCACCCCCGACCTAGGAACACTCATTTGGGCAGGGGCCAGGGAACAGTACCAAGCCGGTCGCCTTGAAGATGCGATCGCGATTCTCAAGTCAATCCCCCCGGATAGCCCCGCCTATGGCCGGATTGAAGACACGGTAACCCAATGGCGACGGGAGTGGCGACAGGCAGAGACCCAATTTAGCCAGATCCAACAGGCATTTGAGCAGGGGCAATGGTCAACGGTACTCACGGCAGTGCCGCAGATGCCTGCTATTCGATTCTGGCGGAGCAAGGTGACCCCGATCGTCCTGACAGCGATCGCCCAACAGCAACAACCCTCTACTCCATCAGCATTATCTCAGCCCCTGGTTTTCTCCGAGCCGCAGCGATCAGTTTCCATATCAGGATTTTTCACCGGGACTGAACTCCAGTCGTATACGTTCCAGGCCACCCAAGGCCAACAGTTGCGGATTGAAACCACTGGGCAAACCCCGCTGCCCCGGTTATTTGCCCCCGACGGTACACTCCTGACGCCACCGCTAGAGCCGCCCCCCGCCTCATGGACCGTGCGTTTACCCCAAAGCGGAACCTATCGTCTCGAACTCAGCCGCGATCGGCTTCCCTATGCCTATGCCTTTGTGATTTCCCTGGAACCGGGCGTTTAA
- a CDS encoding serine hydrolase codes for MKDQPFPCPDTARRRQAAHPRPPDRPLVQVTPPLDSAVRLDPVQLRRFEQQRSRLQAELLEQGQTWLTSLVLQPSDTSTVRTGDVVGRIQALATLELQVQAEVWATQQWQQAIHFASQAAMLGNLRQPTLSTWYRAKTYWQSALAHLRQIPAESKRRQQVLRKYEEYRHNLDVARYRSELLQSGFLRTIAAQAQLSPQTRITVCRVSGECRHYGGNAIVVSPASLIKIPVAIAVLQQLQQGTVSLGTPIRVTPGNFTEDPAEIQVGKTYPLQVLLSQMLSHSSNIATNQLIDYLGWDRINQSLQQAGYRFTRVNFKLMGQSWMPANPGRQANTLTSDELSRMMQQIYQGDSPGHQVVRQALANQQDRELGIRALAANPGLWVGEKTGRTAATLGTTLALKLQGNLYIVTIVDQTGKGERELRQGIQTIATYLEQGAAL; via the coding sequence ATGAAGGACCAGCCGTTTCCCTGTCCAGATACAGCACGCAGACGGCAGGCTGCCCATCCCCGTCCTCCCGATCGCCCGTTAGTCCAGGTGACTCCGCCTCTCGACTCAGCCGTGAGGCTCGATCCAGTTCAATTACGCCGTTTTGAGCAGCAACGATCGCGCCTGCAGGCCGAACTGCTGGAGCAGGGACAAACCTGGCTAACGAGCTTGGTATTGCAGCCATCGGACACGTCAACCGTTAGGACCGGCGATGTGGTGGGACGGATTCAGGCGCTGGCTACGCTGGAGTTACAGGTACAAGCGGAGGTCTGGGCAACTCAGCAATGGCAGCAAGCAATCCACTTTGCGAGCCAGGCGGCCATGTTGGGCAATCTCCGTCAGCCTACCCTGAGCACGTGGTATCGTGCCAAGACCTATTGGCAAAGTGCGCTGGCCCATCTGCGCCAGATCCCAGCGGAGTCGAAGCGTCGGCAACAGGTCCTGCGGAAATATGAGGAATATCGCCATAACCTGGATGTGGCCCGGTATCGGAGTGAACTTTTGCAGTCAGGCTTTCTGCGGACGATCGCGGCCCAAGCCCAATTATCTCCCCAGACGCGCATTACAGTGTGTCGGGTGAGCGGCGAATGTCGCCACTATGGCGGGAATGCGATCGTGGTCAGTCCAGCGAGTTTGATTAAAATCCCGGTGGCGATCGCGGTTCTCCAGCAACTGCAACAGGGCACGGTGAGCTTAGGCACCCCCATTAGGGTAACACCGGGAAATTTCACTGAAGATCCGGCAGAGATTCAAGTGGGGAAAACCTATCCGCTGCAAGTATTGCTCTCACAAATGCTGAGCCACAGCAGCAACATTGCGACGAATCAGCTCATCGATTATTTGGGCTGGGATAGGATTAACCAATCCCTTCAGCAGGCGGGCTATCGGTTCACTCGGGTGAACTTTAAGCTGATGGGCCAATCCTGGATGCCTGCTAATCCGGGTCGTCAGGCAAATACCTTGACTAGCGACGAGCTAAGCCGGATGATGCAACAGATCTATCAGGGAGATTCCCCTGGTCATCAGGTTGTGCGACAGGCTCTGGCCAATCAGCAAGATCGGGAGTTAGGTATCCGTGCCCTCGCTGCTAATCCCGGCCTTTGGGTGGGGGAAAAAACGGGACGTACTGCCGCCACGTTGGGGACCACCCTTGCCTTGAAGCTTCAGGGAAACCTCTACATTGTGACAATCGTGGATCAAACCGGCAAAGGAGAACGGGAATTGCGTCAGGGAATTCAGACCATTGCCACCTATCTAGAGCAGGGGGCGGCCCTCTGA
- a CDS encoding gamma-glutamylcyclotransferase family protein — protein MLVSLPNSRLRIFVYGTLKPGEVNYDYLQGQTFSICDAFTRGYLYYLPTLGYPALIPGKGTVYGTLLHFIGIDILAHLDALEGYSPDRPAVDNEYQRQQLEVYGLDGKSLGRAWGYVMVPEQVERLGGIFLPAGWWSGRGTKIDSLSSR, from the coding sequence TTGCTTGTCTCGTTACCCAACTCTCGCCTTCGCATCTTTGTGTATGGCACCCTCAAACCGGGTGAGGTCAACTATGACTACCTTCAGGGCCAAACCTTCTCCATCTGCGATGCGTTCACTCGGGGATACCTCTACTACTTACCAACCCTGGGCTACCCAGCGCTAATTCCGGGTAAGGGTACCGTGTATGGAACCTTGTTGCATTTTATTGGTATCGATATACTGGCTCATCTGGATGCCTTGGAAGGGTATAGCCCCGATCGCCCAGCCGTGGACAATGAATACCAGCGGCAACAACTAGAGGTCTATGGCCTAGATGGCAAATCCTTGGGGCGAGCCTGGGGGTACGTGATGGTACCTGAGCAAGTTGAACGTCTAGGGGGAATTTTCCTGCCTGCGGGATGGTGGAGTGGTCGCGGGACAAAGATAGATAGTCTCTCTAGTAGATAG
- a CDS encoding phosphoglycerate kinase: protein MPKKTVASLTASNLAGKRVLVRVDFNVPLDDQLAITDDTRIRAALPTIQTLIRQGAKVILASHFGRPKGQVNEKMRLTPVAARLAELLGQPVTKTDDCIGPEVAAKVAAMHSGQVLLLENVRFHAEEEKNDPEFAKQLASLADLYVNDAFGAAHRAHASTEGVTHYLSPCVAGLLVEKELQYLQAAIENPQRPLAAIIGGSKVSSKIGVIETLLEKCDKLLLGGGMIFTFYKARGLSVGKSLVEEDKLELARSLEAKAQERGVTLLLPTDVVVADNFAADANAQTVSIDAIPDGWMGLDIGPDSVKAFQEALADCKTVIWNGPMGVFEFDKFAAGTEAIARTLGDLTQKGATTIIGGGDSVAAVEKVGLAAQMSHISTGGGASLELLEGKVLPGIAALDDA from the coding sequence GTGCCCAAAAAAACTGTAGCTAGTTTAACCGCCTCAAATTTAGCCGGGAAGCGCGTTCTGGTCCGGGTTGACTTCAATGTGCCCTTGGATGACCAATTGGCGATCACCGATGACACACGGATTCGGGCAGCCCTACCCACGATCCAAACCCTGATCCGTCAGGGTGCCAAGGTGATTTTGGCCAGCCACTTTGGGCGTCCCAAAGGACAGGTGAATGAAAAAATGCGGTTAACCCCCGTGGCAGCCCGCCTTGCCGAGCTATTGGGTCAACCGGTGACCAAAACCGATGACTGCATTGGTCCCGAGGTGGCGGCTAAGGTAGCGGCCATGCACAGTGGCCAAGTGCTGCTACTGGAGAATGTGCGCTTCCATGCGGAAGAGGAAAAAAATGATCCTGAGTTTGCCAAGCAACTGGCCTCGCTTGCCGATCTCTACGTCAACGATGCCTTTGGGGCAGCCCACCGTGCCCATGCTTCGACGGAGGGGGTGACCCACTACCTGAGTCCCTGTGTGGCTGGTCTCCTGGTTGAGAAAGAATTGCAATACCTGCAAGCGGCGATCGAAAATCCCCAACGCCCTCTAGCTGCAATCATTGGGGGGTCCAAAGTCTCCAGCAAGATCGGCGTGATCGAAACCCTCCTGGAGAAGTGCGACAAGCTGCTGCTGGGTGGGGGAATGATCTTCACCTTCTACAAGGCCCGTGGCCTCAGCGTCGGTAAGTCTTTGGTTGAAGAAGACAAGTTGGAACTGGCCCGATCGCTCGAAGCCAAGGCTCAGGAGCGGGGGGTCACGCTGCTACTGCCGACGGATGTCGTCGTTGCCGATAACTTCGCCGCCGATGCTAATGCCCAAACCGTCAGCATTGATGCCATTCCTGACGGCTGGATGGGCCTGGATATTGGCCCAGACTCAGTGAAAGCCTTCCAAGAGGCCCTAGCCGATTGTAAGACGGTGATCTGGAACGGGCCGATGGGCGTGTTTGAGTTCGATAAGTTCGCGGCTGGCACGGAAGCGATCGCCCGTACCCTGGGGGATCTAACCCAAAAAGGTGCAACTACCATCATCGGCGGCGGTGACTCGGTCGCCGCGGTGGAAAAGGTAGGGTTGGCGGCGCAAATGAGCCACATTTCGACCGGGGGCGGGGCCAGTCTGGAACTCCTCGAAGGTAAAGTGCTCCCCGGTATCGCAGCCCTAGATGATGCCTAG
- a CDS encoding universal stress protein — translation MFKTVLFPIDQSRESREAAGTVADIVKTYGSKLLLLSVVEEPPAGAPPRAGDEVMSSPAAIAELLEEAQTFFSQLDIQTEAVERQGQPAFVICDVADEMNVDLIVMGCRGLGLTEEGAAESVTYRVINLSPCPVLIVP, via the coding sequence ATGTTCAAAACTGTGTTGTTCCCGATTGATCAAAGCCGTGAGTCCCGTGAAGCTGCGGGGACGGTGGCGGATATCGTCAAGACCTATGGCAGCAAGCTGTTACTACTCTCAGTGGTTGAGGAGCCACCGGCAGGGGCACCCCCCCGTGCGGGGGATGAGGTGATGTCCTCGCCGGCGGCGATCGCCGAACTCCTAGAAGAGGCTCAAACCTTTTTCTCCCAGTTGGATATTCAGACCGAGGCCGTTGAGCGACAGGGCCAACCTGCCTTTGTGATTTGTGACGTGGCAGATGAGATGAATGTGGATTTAATTGTCATGGGATGTCGGGGTTTGGGTCTAACCGAGGAGGGGGCTGCTGAGAGCGTGACCTATCGGGTTATCAATCTATCCCCCTGTCCAGTTTTGATTGTTCCCTAG